The proteins below come from a single Acinonyx jubatus isolate Ajub_Pintada_27869175 chromosome A1, VMU_Ajub_asm_v1.0, whole genome shotgun sequence genomic window:
- the ZCCHC10 gene encoding zinc finger CCHC domain-containing protein 10 — MATPMHRLIARRQAEANKQHVRCQKCLEFGHWTYECTGKRKYLHRPSRTAELKKALKEKENRLLLLQQSIGETNVERKTKKKRSKSVTSSSSNSSDSSASDSSSESEETSTSSSSEDSDTDESSSSSSSSSSSTSSSSSSDSDSDSSSSGSSSTSTESSSEDEPPKKKKKK, encoded by the exons TGAAGCAAATAAGCAACATGTAAGATGTCAGAAATGCTTAGAATTTGGACATTGGACTTATGAatgcacaggaaaaagaaaatacctacaTAGGCCTTCAAGAACAGCAGAACTaaagaaagctttaaaagaaaaagaaaacagattattattattacaacaAAG CATCGGAGAAACTAATGTAGAAAGAAAGACgaagaaaaaaag GTCTAAGAGTGTCACCAGTTCCAGTAGCAATAGCAGTGACAGTTCAGCCAGTGATTCCTCATCTGAGAGTGAAGAAACATCTACCTCATCCTCCTCAGAGGACAGTGACACCGATGAAAGTTCCTCCAGTTCATCGTCTTCATCCTCCTCCACGAGCTCTTCCTCGTCCTCTGATTCAGACTCAGATTCTAGCTCTTCCGGTAGCAGCAGCACCAGCACAGAGAGCAGCTCCGAGGATGAACcaccaaagaagaagaaaaagaaatag